A region of Nocardioides sp. JS614 DNA encodes the following proteins:
- a CDS encoding 16S rRNA (uracil(1498)-N(3))-methyltransferase — protein sequence MSLPVHAVPSLEGVRAGSEVTVEGDEAHHAVAVRRLRVGEQVVLTDGAGTSVVGAVSATGKRVFTVAVESVRVEPEPEPAVVVVQALPKGERGELAVEVLTEIGVSEIVPWEAARSVTVWKGERATKSLARWRATAREAAKQSRRMRFPSVAPLASTGDVVELLGAADLAVVLHEDATGPVAGLDVPAAGRIVVVVGPEGGLTEDEVAIFVGAGAVCVRLGAEVLRTSTAGVAAVAALLSRTPRWR from the coding sequence ATGTCGCTCCCGGTCCACGCGGTCCCGAGCCTCGAGGGCGTGCGCGCCGGCTCGGAGGTCACGGTCGAGGGCGACGAGGCCCACCACGCGGTCGCCGTCCGCCGCCTGCGCGTGGGGGAGCAGGTGGTGCTCACCGACGGCGCCGGTACGTCGGTGGTCGGGGCGGTCTCGGCCACCGGCAAGCGGGTGTTCACGGTCGCCGTCGAGTCGGTCCGGGTCGAGCCCGAGCCGGAGCCCGCGGTCGTCGTCGTGCAGGCGCTCCCGAAGGGTGAGCGCGGCGAGCTCGCGGTCGAGGTGCTGACCGAGATCGGCGTGTCCGAGATCGTGCCCTGGGAGGCGGCACGCAGCGTCACGGTCTGGAAAGGCGAGCGGGCGACAAAGTCCCTGGCCCGGTGGCGCGCCACCGCCCGGGAGGCCGCCAAGCAGTCGCGGCGCATGCGGTTCCCCTCGGTCGCCCCGCTCGCGTCGACCGGGGACGTGGTCGAGCTGCTCGGTGCCGCGGACCTGGCCGTGGTGCTCCACGAGGACGCGACCGGGCCGGTCGCCGGTCTCGACGTACCCGCTGCCGGGCGCATCGTGGTCGTCGTCGGGCCCGAGGGCGGCCTGACCGAGGACGAGGTCGCCATCTTCGTCGGCGCGGGCGCGGTGTGCGTCCGGCTGGGCGCCGAGGTGCTGCGGACCTCGACCGCCGGCGTCGCCGCCGTGGCGGCGCTGCTCTCCCGCACGCCGCGCTGGCGCTGA
- a CDS encoding Gmad2 immunoglobulin-like domain-containing protein: MSVRTRFAVLLSAAVCLGALAACGSDQTAEDPSPASGSTQGRAESSAPSEPSESAAETVAVPVYFVGDTPQGPRLYREFRQVPADDPAAGALALMTSGDALDPDYRTLYPGGSFAGVQVDADPIVVELPDESWTTAPDGMSQDDARLAAQQLVYTLQGVAQARKPVAIRLDGAPADLFGLGGELADEPELDVRALVNVTSPEEGATVSGTFTASGVSSSFEATTPWEVRAEDGTVAAKGFATAEGWMDKLYPWETEVDVSDLEPGTYTFVAMTDDPSGGEGHGPTEDTKTITVQ; this comes from the coding sequence ATGAGCGTCCGCACCCGCTTCGCCGTACTGCTGTCCGCCGCCGTCTGCCTGGGCGCGCTGGCCGCGTGCGGGAGTGACCAGACCGCCGAGGACCCGTCGCCTGCGAGCGGCTCGACCCAGGGCCGGGCCGAGAGCTCGGCGCCGTCGGAGCCCTCCGAGAGCGCGGCCGAGACCGTCGCCGTGCCGGTCTACTTCGTCGGCGACACCCCGCAGGGGCCGCGGCTCTACCGCGAGTTCCGGCAGGTCCCGGCCGACGACCCGGCGGCCGGCGCCCTGGCCCTGATGACCTCCGGCGACGCGCTCGACCCCGACTACCGGACGCTCTACCCGGGCGGCTCGTTCGCCGGCGTGCAGGTCGACGCGGACCCGATCGTCGTGGAGCTGCCCGACGAGAGCTGGACCACCGCCCCGGACGGGATGTCGCAGGACGACGCCCGGCTCGCCGCGCAGCAGCTGGTCTACACCCTCCAGGGCGTCGCCCAGGCGCGCAAGCCGGTCGCGATCCGGCTCGACGGCGCGCCCGCCGACCTGTTCGGCCTGGGCGGCGAGCTGGCCGACGAGCCGGAGCTGGACGTCCGGGCCCTGGTCAACGTGACCAGCCCCGAGGAGGGCGCGACCGTGAGCGGCACGTTCACCGCGAGCGGGGTGTCCAGCTCGTTCGAGGCCACCACGCCGTGGGAGGTCCGTGCCGAGGACGGCACCGTGGCCGCGAAGGGCTTCGCCACGGCCGAGGGCTGGATGGACAAGCTCTACCCGTGGGAGACCGAGGTCGACGTCTCCGACCTCGAGCCCGGCACCTACACGTTCGTGGCGATGACCGACGACCCCTCCGGCGGCGAGGGCCACGGCCCGACCGAGGACACCAAGACCATCACCGTGCAGTGA
- a CDS encoding Gmad2 immunoglobulin-like domain-containing protein, giving the protein MNTPLPDLPDLVRLLHDAVDDIEPVDRIDAIRARTAHTPARAARPWFYTAGGVALATAAAVAAFAVLGGDRPSSDEGPAHPDHASETVLVPAYYLGETADGWRLFREFDRVVGDDPAAAALERLQSPPLDPDYESPWPQGSFESARLAGGVIEVELGDAAPDLDHPAGDLVDQQVVYTLQGTLHTQAPVQFVRDGEAVGAPIDSRPQNDVLNLVSISDPAEGQAYHGSFTARGRANSFETTVHWEIQDESATVVRDGFTSAAGWMDKLYPWQAEIDLTGLPDGFYTFVVREDDPSGGAEGSHPAVDTRTIIVR; this is encoded by the coding sequence GTGAACACGCCCCTGCCCGACCTGCCCGACCTGGTCCGGCTGCTGCACGACGCCGTCGACGACATCGAGCCCGTCGACCGGATCGACGCGATCCGGGCGCGGACGGCGCACACCCCGGCCCGGGCGGCCCGGCCGTGGTTCTACACCGCGGGCGGGGTCGCGCTCGCCACCGCCGCCGCGGTCGCGGCCTTCGCGGTCCTCGGTGGCGACCGGCCCTCCTCCGACGAGGGCCCGGCCCACCCCGACCACGCGAGCGAGACCGTGCTGGTCCCGGCGTACTACCTCGGCGAGACGGCCGACGGTTGGCGGCTGTTCCGCGAGTTCGACCGGGTCGTCGGCGACGATCCCGCGGCGGCCGCCCTGGAGCGGTTGCAGAGCCCGCCACTCGACCCGGACTACGAGTCGCCGTGGCCGCAGGGCTCCTTCGAGAGCGCCCGCCTGGCCGGCGGCGTGATCGAGGTCGAGCTGGGCGACGCGGCGCCCGACCTCGACCACCCGGCGGGCGACCTGGTCGACCAGCAGGTCGTCTACACCCTGCAGGGCACGCTGCACACCCAGGCGCCGGTCCAGTTCGTACGCGACGGCGAGGCCGTCGGCGCGCCGATCGACTCCCGGCCGCAGAACGACGTGCTCAACCTGGTCAGCATCAGCGACCCGGCCGAGGGCCAGGCCTACCACGGCTCGTTCACCGCCCGCGGTCGCGCGAACTCCTTCGAGACCACCGTGCACTGGGAGATCCAGGACGAGTCCGCGACCGTCGTGCGCGACGGGTTCACCAGCGCCGCCGGCTGGATGGACAAGCTCTACCCGTGGCAGGCCGAGATCGACCTGACCGGCCTGCCCGACGGCTTCTACACGTTCGTGGTGCGCGAGGACGACCCGTCGGGCGGCGCCGAGGGATCGCACCCGGCGGTCGACACGCGCACGATCATCGTCCGCTGA
- a CDS encoding SigE family RNA polymerase sigma factor, whose amino-acid sequence MDRPVWTADEALEQLYAAHWRQLVRLSVLLVRDQGLAEEIVQDAFVAVHGRWSRLRDPENALAYLRQAVVNRSRSALRHRAVVNRHAASVRATDTPDPTPDTDRREAVLEALRALPVRQREVLALRYYLDLSEAEIADTLGISRGAVKSHASRGAAALRALLEEDL is encoded by the coding sequence ATGGATCGGCCCGTCTGGACCGCGGACGAGGCGCTCGAGCAGCTCTACGCGGCGCACTGGCGTCAGCTGGTGCGGCTCTCCGTGCTGCTGGTGCGCGACCAGGGCCTCGCGGAGGAGATCGTGCAGGACGCCTTCGTCGCCGTCCACGGCCGCTGGTCGCGACTGCGCGACCCCGAGAACGCGCTCGCCTACCTGCGCCAGGCGGTCGTCAACCGGTCGCGGTCCGCCCTGCGGCACCGCGCGGTCGTCAACCGGCACGCCGCCTCGGTGCGCGCGACCGACACCCCGGACCCCACCCCGGACACCGACCGGCGCGAGGCGGTGCTCGAGGCTCTGCGCGCCCTGCCCGTCCGGCAGCGCGAGGTGCTCGCGCTGCGCTACTACCTCGACCTGTCCGAGGCGGAGATCGCCGACACCCTCGGCATCAGCCGGGGCGCGGTGAAGAGCCACGCCTCACGTGGTGCCGCCGCGCTGCGCGCCCTGCTCGAGGAGGACCTGTGA
- a CDS encoding HIT domain-containing protein, translating to MEDCLFCKIVAGDIPGEVVHTTERTVAFRDIDPKAPTHVLVVPRDHYTNAAELAAADPQATAELVTTAAAVAAAEGYADYRIVFNTGAEAGQSVFHTHLHLLAGRPLTWPPG from the coding sequence GTGGAGGACTGCCTGTTCTGCAAGATCGTCGCGGGAGACATCCCCGGCGAGGTCGTGCACACCACCGAGCGGACCGTCGCGTTCCGCGACATCGACCCGAAGGCGCCGACGCACGTGCTGGTGGTGCCGCGGGACCACTACACGAACGCGGCGGAGCTGGCGGCGGCCGACCCGCAGGCCACGGCCGAGCTGGTGACGACGGCCGCGGCCGTCGCGGCCGCGGAGGGGTACGCCGACTACCGCATCGTGTTCAACACCGGCGCCGAGGCCGGCCAGAGCGTGTTCCACACCCACCTGCACCTGCTCGCGGGCCGGCCGCTGACCTGGCCGCCTGGATGA
- a CDS encoding PhoH family protein, producing MTDSNHQGDRPATATRHTVVVPNSINMVSLLGPGDEHLGVIERSFDADVHVRGNRVALFGEPGEVALAERLLDELVAIIRTGQGVTTETVERVISMLRAETTERPADVLSLNILSNRGRSIRPKTLNQKRYVDSIDKHTITFGIGPAGTGKTYLAVAKAVQALQSKNVNRIILSRPAVEAGERLGFLPGTLSEKIDPYLRPLYDALHDMIDPETIPKLLAAGTIEVAPLAFLRGRSLNDSFIILDEAQNTTPEQMKMFLTRLGFGSKIVVTGDVTQTDLPGGQKSGLRAVEEILDEVEDISFNRLTSHDVVRHKLVGKIVAAYDDFDARSGRSQELKQANRPGPR from the coding sequence ATGACAGACAGCAACCACCAGGGGGACCGCCCCGCGACCGCCACGCGGCACACGGTCGTGGTCCCCAACAGCATCAACATGGTCAGCCTGCTCGGGCCCGGCGACGAGCACCTCGGCGTGATCGAGCGGTCCTTCGACGCGGACGTCCACGTGCGCGGCAACCGGGTGGCGCTGTTCGGCGAGCCCGGCGAGGTGGCGCTGGCCGAGCGGCTCCTCGACGAGTTGGTCGCGATCATCCGCACCGGCCAGGGCGTGACGACCGAGACCGTCGAGCGAGTGATCTCGATGCTGCGTGCCGAGACCACGGAGCGCCCGGCCGACGTGCTCAGCCTCAACATCCTGAGCAACCGCGGCCGCTCGATCCGCCCGAAGACGCTGAACCAGAAGCGCTACGTCGACTCGATCGACAAGCACACGATCACCTTCGGCATCGGCCCCGCCGGCACCGGCAAGACCTACCTCGCCGTCGCCAAGGCGGTGCAGGCGCTGCAGTCGAAGAATGTCAACCGGATCATCCTCAGCCGCCCGGCGGTCGAGGCCGGTGAGCGGCTCGGCTTCCTGCCGGGCACGCTCAGCGAGAAGATCGACCCCTACCTGCGGCCGCTCTACGACGCCCTGCACGACATGATCGACCCCGAGACGATCCCGAAGCTGCTCGCCGCCGGCACCATCGAGGTCGCGCCGCTGGCGTTCCTGCGCGGCCGGTCGCTCAACGACTCCTTCATCATCCTCGACGAGGCACAGAACACCACGCCCGAGCAGATGAAGATGTTCCTCACCCGGCTCGGCTTCGGCTCGAAGATCGTGGTCACCGGCGACGTCACCCAGACCGACCTCCCCGGGGGCCAGAAGTCCGGGCTGCGCGCGGTCGAGGAGATCCTCGACGAGGTCGAGGACATCAGCTTCAACCGGCTCACCAGCCACGACGTCGTACGCCACAAGCTGGTCGGCAAGATCGTCGCGGCCTACGACGACTTCGACGCCCGCTCCGGCCGTTCGCAGGAGCTCAAGCAGGCCAACCGCCCCGGGCCGCGTTGA
- the ybeY gene encoding rRNA maturation RNase YbeY: protein MSIEILNESGHPLDVKRLAALSRFVMDRMRVHPLAELCIKAVDEPTIAQLNEQWMEKAGPTDVLAFPMDELRPGLVDEDPEEGVLGDLVLCPDVAARQGETAGHGTEAEIELLTVHGILHLLGYDHAEPEEHREMFGLQDELLAAWRAR, encoded by the coding sequence ATGAGCATCGAGATCCTCAACGAGTCCGGGCATCCGCTGGACGTGAAGCGGCTTGCCGCGCTGAGCCGGTTCGTGATGGACCGGATGCGCGTGCACCCGCTGGCCGAGCTGTGCATCAAGGCGGTCGACGAGCCCACCATCGCGCAGCTCAACGAGCAGTGGATGGAGAAGGCGGGCCCCACCGACGTGCTCGCCTTCCCGATGGACGAGCTGCGCCCCGGCCTGGTCGACGAGGATCCCGAGGAGGGCGTGCTCGGCGACCTGGTGCTCTGCCCCGACGTCGCCGCCCGCCAGGGCGAGACCGCCGGGCACGGCACCGAGGCCGAGATCGAGCTGCTCACGGTGCACGGCATCCTCCACCTGCTCGGCTACGACCACGCCGAGCCGGAGGAGCACCGGGAGATGTTCGGCCTCCAGGACGAGCTCCTGGCCGCCTGGCGCGCCCGGTGA
- a CDS encoding hemolysin family protein, translating into MSVWLLLAAAVLVGLAGLFSATDAAVSSFSRARAEELLAEGRPGSKRLVALLDDLPRYLNTALLLRLLCEVSAIVLVTLEASSAYDGRAWPTALTVIGVMLVVSFVAIGVAPRTLGRQHSERFALLSAAPLATVTAVLGPLPRLLILVGNALTPGKGFREGPFSTETELRELVDLAEASAVIESGERKMIHSVFELGDTIAREVMVPRTDVVYIERHKNLRQTLSLFLRSGFSRVPVIGENLDDVVGIAYLKDIVRRDFEAPDVEFTERIDEVMRPAHFVPESKPVDGLLSEMQAMRQHIAVVVDEYGGTAGLVTIEDVLEEIVGEITDEYDEATVEVESLDDDAVRVSSRYPIDDLDELFGFAVEEEDIDSVGGLMAKHLGRVPIPGSVVEAHGLRFEAEGASGRRNKIGTVLISRVGPVDDENEESDD; encoded by the coding sequence GTGAGCGTCTGGCTGCTGCTGGCCGCGGCCGTCCTGGTCGGGCTGGCCGGGCTGTTCTCGGCGACGGACGCCGCGGTGTCGTCGTTCTCCCGGGCCCGCGCCGAGGAGCTGCTCGCGGAGGGCCGCCCGGGATCGAAGCGGCTGGTCGCGCTGCTCGACGACCTGCCGCGCTACCTCAACACCGCGCTCCTGCTGCGCCTGCTGTGCGAGGTCTCCGCGATCGTGCTGGTCACCCTCGAGGCCAGCAGTGCGTACGACGGCCGCGCGTGGCCGACCGCGCTGACGGTGATCGGCGTGATGCTGGTGGTCTCGTTCGTCGCGATCGGCGTCGCACCGCGCACCCTCGGCCGCCAGCACTCCGAGCGGTTCGCGCTGCTCTCGGCCGCGCCGCTGGCCACGGTGACGGCCGTGCTGGGGCCGCTGCCCCGGTTGCTGATCCTGGTCGGCAACGCGCTCACCCCCGGCAAGGGCTTCCGCGAGGGGCCGTTCTCGACCGAGACCGAGCTGCGCGAGCTGGTCGACCTCGCCGAGGCCTCCGCGGTCATCGAGTCCGGCGAGCGCAAGATGATCCACTCGGTCTTCGAGCTCGGCGACACCATCGCCCGCGAGGTGATGGTGCCGCGCACCGATGTCGTCTACATCGAGCGGCACAAGAACCTGCGCCAGACGCTGTCGCTGTTCCTGCGCAGCGGCTTCTCCCGGGTGCCGGTGATCGGCGAGAACCTCGACGACGTCGTCGGCATCGCCTACCTCAAGGACATCGTGCGCCGCGACTTCGAGGCGCCCGACGTCGAGTTCACCGAGCGCATCGACGAGGTGATGCGCCCCGCGCACTTCGTGCCGGAGTCCAAGCCGGTCGACGGGCTGCTCTCGGAGATGCAGGCCATGCGCCAGCACATCGCGGTCGTCGTCGACGAGTACGGCGGCACCGCCGGACTGGTGACGATCGAGGACGTGCTCGAGGAGATCGTCGGCGAGATCACCGACGAGTACGACGAGGCCACCGTCGAGGTGGAGAGCCTCGACGACGACGCCGTGCGGGTCTCCTCGCGCTACCCGATCGACGACCTCGACGAGCTGTTCGGCTTCGCGGTCGAGGAGGAGGACATCGACAGCGTCGGCGGTCTGATGGCCAAGCACCTGGGCCGGGTCCCGATCCCGGGCTCGGTGGTCGAGGCGCACGGCCTGCGGTTCGAGGCCGAGGGTGCCTCGGGTCGGCGCAACAAGATCGGCACCGTGCTGATCAGCCGGGTGGGGCCGGTCGACGACGAGAACGAGGAGAGCGATGACTGA
- a CDS encoding cytidine deaminase yields the protein MTDGAGLTAEDAKLVTLARATRARTGAAEGAAVRDADGRTYAAATVDLPSLQVSALGVCVAMAVASGAKGLEAAVVLTDAAGLADPDLGALRDLGGTGVVVHRGDPRGTVVETATT from the coding sequence ATGACTGACGGCGCCGGGCTGACCGCCGAGGACGCGAAGCTGGTGACGCTCGCGCGGGCCACCCGCGCTCGGACCGGCGCGGCGGAGGGCGCCGCCGTCCGCGACGCCGACGGGCGCACCTACGCCGCCGCCACCGTGGACCTGCCCTCGCTGCAGGTCTCCGCGCTCGGCGTCTGCGTCGCGATGGCGGTCGCGAGCGGGGCCAAGGGGCTCGAGGCCGCGGTCGTCCTCACGGACGCGGCCGGGCTCGCCGACCCAGACCTCGGCGCGCTGCGCGACCTCGGCGGCACCGGCGTGGTCGTCCACCGCGGCGACCCGCGGGGGACCGTCGTCGAGACGGCGACGACCTGA
- a CDS encoding FAD-binding oxidoreductase translates to MRCVNLRGWAAHEVAVERLRSSYAAIPAGAPVRLAKKTSNLFRPRAAADGPGLDVSGLDGVIAIDAVARTADVQGMCTYEDLVDATLPHGLVPKVVPQLRTITLGGAVTGLGIESTSFRSGLPHESVLEMDVFTGGGEVVTCRPGPDGEHGDLFDAFPNSYGSLGYATRLRIELEQVPAYVALRHLRFDDPGLLAKSIAEIARSRAHEGTPVDGLDGVAFGPGEYYLTLATWTDAPGPTSDYTGQQVYYRSLQQRETDLLTMYDYLWRWDTDWFWCSGAFGLQHPTVRRLWPRRWRRSDVYHKLIGLDRRIGFADWLDRRQGRPLRERVIQDVEVPVERLPDFLEWFDEAVGMRPVWLCPCVALRSWPTYPLEPGLLYVNVGFWGTVHVGPEAPQAPRNRAIEQRVHELGGHKSLYSDAFYDRATFDRLYDGDNLAVVKGRYDPQDRLTSLYDKAVKRH, encoded by the coding sequence TTGCGCTGTGTGAATCTGCGTGGCTGGGCCGCACACGAGGTGGCCGTCGAGCGCCTCAGGTCCTCCTACGCCGCGATCCCGGCGGGCGCGCCGGTGCGCCTGGCGAAGAAGACCTCCAACCTGTTCCGCCCGCGGGCGGCCGCCGACGGCCCGGGACTGGACGTCTCGGGCCTGGACGGCGTGATCGCGATCGACGCCGTCGCGCGGACCGCGGACGTGCAGGGGATGTGCACCTACGAGGACCTCGTCGACGCCACGCTGCCGCACGGCCTGGTCCCGAAGGTGGTCCCGCAGCTGCGCACGATCACCCTCGGCGGCGCGGTCACCGGCCTCGGCATCGAGTCGACGAGCTTCCGCAGCGGCCTGCCGCACGAGTCGGTGCTCGAGATGGACGTGTTCACCGGCGGGGGCGAGGTCGTCACCTGCCGGCCCGGCCCGGACGGCGAGCACGGCGACCTGTTCGACGCGTTCCCGAACTCCTACGGCTCGCTGGGCTACGCCACCCGGCTGCGGATCGAGCTCGAGCAGGTGCCGGCGTACGTCGCCCTGCGCCACCTGCGCTTCGACGACCCCGGCCTCCTGGCGAAGTCGATCGCCGAGATCGCCAGGTCCCGCGCCCACGAGGGCACCCCCGTGGACGGCCTCGACGGCGTCGCCTTCGGGCCGGGGGAGTACTACCTCACCCTCGCCACCTGGACGGACGCGCCCGGACCCACGAGCGACTACACCGGGCAGCAGGTCTACTACCGATCGCTGCAGCAGCGGGAGACCGACCTGCTGACCATGTACGACTACCTGTGGCGCTGGGACACCGACTGGTTCTGGTGCTCGGGCGCCTTCGGGCTGCAGCACCCGACCGTGCGCCGGCTGTGGCCCAGGCGCTGGCGGCGCTCGGACGTCTACCACAAGCTGATCGGCCTGGACCGCCGGATCGGCTTCGCCGACTGGCTGGACCGGCGCCAGGGCCGGCCGCTGCGCGAGCGGGTCATCCAGGACGTCGAGGTGCCGGTCGAGCGGCTGCCCGACTTCCTCGAGTGGTTCGACGAGGCGGTGGGGATGCGCCCGGTCTGGCTGTGCCCCTGCGTGGCGCTGCGCAGCTGGCCGACCTACCCGCTCGAGCCCGGGCTGCTCTACGTGAACGTGGGCTTCTGGGGCACCGTGCACGTCGGCCCGGAGGCGCCGCAGGCGCCCCGCAACCGGGCGATCGAGCAGCGGGTGCACGAGCTCGGTGGCCACAAGTCGCTCTACAGCGACGCCTTCTACGACCGGGCGACGTTCGACAGGCTCTACGACGGCGACAACCTCGCCGTGGTGAAGGGTCGCTACGACCCACAGGACCGGCTGACCAGCCTCTACGACAAGGCGGTGAAGAGACATTGA
- a CDS encoding SAM-dependent methyltransferase, translating to MTRQTITIAQAFDTLLKEPLPLRFTAYDGSASGPEDAPFRFDLRNQRGLSYLLTAPGDLGMARAYVTGDLVIEGVHPGDPYEAMRLLQKGLKMRRPSAAEAIEILRSVGLSTLRPPAPPPQEAIPRWRRVVEGLRHSEGRDAEAIHHHYDVSNTFYEYVLGPSMTYTCAVYPTEEATLEEAQFTKYELICQKLGLQPGQRLLDIGCGWGSMVRHAAREHGVQVLGVTLSREQASWAQQAIKEEGLDDLAEVRHLDYRHVEETGFDAISSIGLTEHIGVRNYPEYFGWIRDHLRPQGRLLNHCITRHDNRPRETGAFIDRYVFPDGELIGSGTIITQVQDAGLEVQHEENIRVHYAKTLAGWCHNLQEHWEACVAEVGEEVARVWGLYMAGSRLAFERNEIQLHHVLATKTDANGASGYPLRHAF from the coding sequence TTGACTCGCCAGACCATCACGATCGCCCAGGCGTTCGACACCCTGCTCAAGGAGCCGCTCCCGCTGCGGTTCACGGCGTACGACGGCAGCGCGAGCGGTCCGGAGGACGCGCCGTTCCGCTTCGACCTGCGCAACCAGCGCGGGCTGTCCTACTTGCTGACCGCCCCCGGTGACCTCGGGATGGCGCGCGCCTACGTGACCGGCGACCTGGTCATCGAGGGGGTGCACCCCGGCGACCCGTACGAGGCGATGCGGCTGCTGCAGAAGGGCCTCAAGATGCGCCGCCCGTCCGCCGCGGAGGCGATCGAGATCCTGCGCTCGGTGGGGCTGTCGACGCTGCGCCCGCCGGCGCCGCCGCCGCAGGAGGCGATCCCGCGCTGGCGACGGGTGGTCGAGGGCCTGCGCCACTCCGAGGGACGTGACGCGGAGGCGATCCACCACCACTACGACGTGTCGAACACCTTCTATGAGTACGTCCTCGGCCCGTCGATGACCTACACCTGCGCCGTGTACCCGACCGAGGAGGCGACCCTCGAGGAGGCGCAGTTCACCAAGTACGAGCTGATCTGCCAGAAGCTCGGCCTCCAGCCGGGCCAGCGGCTGCTCGACATCGGGTGCGGCTGGGGCAGCATGGTCCGGCACGCCGCCCGCGAGCACGGCGTCCAGGTGCTCGGCGTCACCCTGTCGCGCGAGCAGGCCTCCTGGGCCCAGCAGGCGATCAAGGAGGAGGGCCTCGACGACCTCGCCGAGGTCCGGCACCTGGACTACCGCCACGTGGAGGAGACCGGCTTCGACGCGATCTCCTCGATCGGGCTCACCGAGCACATCGGCGTGCGGAACTACCCGGAGTACTTCGGCTGGATCCGCGACCACCTCCGCCCCCAGGGCCGGCTGCTCAACCACTGCATCACGCGGCACGACAACCGGCCCCGCGAGACCGGCGCGTTCATCGACCGCTACGTGTTCCCGGACGGCGAGCTGATCGGGTCCGGCACGATCATCACCCAGGTGCAGGACGCGGGCCTGGAGGTGCAGCACGAGGAGAACATCCGCGTGCACTACGCCAAGACGCTTGCCGGCTGGTGTCACAACCTCCAGGAGCACTGGGAGGCCTGCGTGGCCGAGGTCGGCGAGGAGGTCGCCCGGGTGTGGGGGCTCTACATGGCCGGCTCGCGGCTGGCGTTCGAGCGCAACGAGATCCAGCTGCACCACGTGCTCGCCACGAAGACCGACGCCAACGGGGCCAGCGGCTACCCGCTCCGCCACGCGTTCTGA
- a CDS encoding siderophore-interacting protein has translation MSTRAQQYDARVLRREQLSAHLVRLTLGGAGLAGFESTGIPDEWVGLVVPGQFQSRYYTVRSWDGSELVLDVVVHESGLVTEWAQLDVEGQAVTITEAKGSFAIPADAQWLILVGDLTAMPAMARIAETVRVRTSVYAEVPDDLPDYLPPGPQVTWLDPPGEGESRLAEVVEGIDWPDGAGYFWMAGESAQMRAIRKHLMRVRHLPSTAYDVMGYWRGVAHRQPRAVDPGPIYRAGKAAGKSDEQIWAEYDEAGERR, from the coding sequence GTGAGCACCAGGGCCCAGCAGTACGACGCGCGGGTGTTGCGCCGCGAGCAGCTCTCGGCGCACCTGGTCCGGCTCACCCTCGGCGGGGCGGGACTCGCGGGCTTCGAGAGCACCGGCATCCCGGACGAATGGGTGGGGCTCGTGGTCCCCGGGCAGTTCCAGAGCCGCTACTACACGGTCCGCTCGTGGGACGGCTCGGAGCTGGTGCTCGACGTCGTCGTCCACGAGAGTGGGCTGGTCACCGAGTGGGCCCAGCTGGACGTCGAGGGGCAGGCGGTCACGATCACCGAGGCGAAGGGCTCGTTCGCGATCCCGGCCGACGCGCAGTGGCTGATCCTGGTCGGCGACCTGACCGCGATGCCGGCGATGGCCCGGATCGCCGAGACCGTCCGCGTGCGCACCTCCGTGTATGCCGAGGTCCCGGACGACCTGCCCGACTACCTCCCCCCGGGGCCGCAGGTGACCTGGCTGGACCCGCCGGGCGAGGGGGAGAGCCGGCTCGCCGAGGTGGTCGAGGGCATCGACTGGCCCGACGGTGCGGGCTACTTCTGGATGGCCGGTGAGTCGGCGCAGATGCGGGCGATCCGCAAGCACCTGATGCGGGTGCGGCACCTGCCGAGCACGGCGTACGACGTCATGGGCTACTGGCGCGGCGTCGCCCACCGCCAGCCGCGGGCCGTCGACCCCGGCCCGATCTACCGGGCGGGCAAGGCGGCCGGGAAGTCCGACGAGCAGATCTGGGCCGAGTACGACGAGGCGGGGGAGCGCCGGTGA